In Escherichia ruysiae, a genomic segment contains:
- a CDS encoding MFS transporter: MQHNSYRRWITLAIISFSGGVSFDLAYLRYIYQIPMAKFMGFSNTEIGLIMSTFGIAAIILYAPSGVIADKFSHRKMITSAMIITGLLGLIMATYPPLWVMLCIQVAFAITTILMLWSVSIKAASLLGDHSEQGKIMGWMEGLRGVGVMSLAVFTMWVFSRFAPDDSASLKTVIIIYSVVYILLGILCWFFVSDNNSLRSTNNEEKQSFQLSDILAVLRISTTWYCSMVIFGVFTIYAILSYSTNYLTEMYGMSLVAASYMGIVINKIFRALCGPLGGIITTYSKVKSPTRVIQILSVIGLLALTALLVTNSNPQSVAMGIGLILLLGFTCYASRGLYWACPGEARTPSYIMGTTVGICSVIGFLPDVFVYPIIGHWQDTLPAAEAYRNMWLMGMAALGMVIVFTFLLFQKIRTADSAPAMANSK; encoded by the coding sequence ATGCAACACAACTCATATCGCCGTTGGATAACCCTCGCGATAATCAGTTTTAGCGGCGGCGTTAGTTTCGATCTGGCTTATTTACGTTATATTTACCAAATTCCCATGGCAAAATTTATGGGATTCAGCAATACCGAGATAGGTTTAATAATGAGTACCTTTGGTATTGCGGCTATTATTCTTTATGCCCCCAGCGGCGTTATTGCCGATAAATTTTCACACCGCAAAATGATTACTTCCGCGATGATCATTACCGGATTATTAGGCCTGATAATGGCAACATATCCACCATTATGGGTAATGCTTTGTATCCAGGTCGCGTTTGCGATAACGACGATTTTAATGCTGTGGTCGGTATCGATAAAAGCCGCCTCATTGCTTGGCGATCATAGCGAGCAAGGGAAGATCATGGGCTGGATGGAAGGGCTGCGCGGCGTCGGCGTAATGTCGCTGGCGGTGTTTACCATGTGGGTCTTTTCCCGCTTCGCACCGGATGACAGTGCCAGCCTGAAAACGGTCATTATCATCTACAGTGTGGTTTACATTCTGCTGGGCATCTTGTGCTGGTTTTTTGTTAGTGATAACAATAGCCTGCGTAGTACCAATAACGAAGAAAAACAGTCATTCCAGCTTAGCGACATCCTGGCCGTTTTGCGCATCAGCACAACCTGGTATTGCAGCATGGTGATTTTTGGCGTCTTCACCATCTACGCCATTCTGAGTTACTCCACCAACTATCTGACCGAAATGTACGGCATGTCGCTGGTGGCGGCGAGCTACATGGGGATTGTGATCAACAAAATCTTCCGCGCGCTGTGCGGTCCGCTTGGCGGCATTATCACCACCTACAGCAAAGTGAAATCTCCTACCCGCGTGATCCAAATCCTTTCCGTAATCGGTTTACTGGCGCTGACTGCCCTGCTCGTCACCAACTCTAACCCGCAATCGGTCGCGATGGGGATTGGCCTGATTTTACTGCTGGGATTCACCTGCTACGCCTCACGTGGGTTGTACTGGGCCTGCCCCGGCGAAGCGAGAACGCCGTCTTACATTATGGGCACCACGGTAGGAATTTGTTCAGTGATTGGATTCCTGCCGGATGTCTTCGTTTACCCAATTATCGGCCACTGGCAAGACACTCTGCCCGCAGCAGAAGCCTACCGCAACATGTGGCTGATGGGCATGGCGGCGCTTGGCATGGTGATCGTCTTTACCTTTTTGCTGTTCCAAAAAATTCGTACTGCTGATAGCGCCCCCGCAATGGCTAACAGCAAGTAA
- a CDS encoding FAD-binding oxidoreductase, translating into MSLSRAAIVDQLKEIVGADRVITDETVLKKNSIDRFRKFPDIHGIYTLPIPAAVVKLGSTEQVSRVLNFMNAHKINGVPRTGASATEGGLETVVENSVVLDGSAMNQIINIDIENMQATAQCGVPLEVLENALREKGYTTGHSPQSKPLAQMGGLVATRSIGQFSTLYGAIEDMVVGLEAVLADGTVTRIKNVPRRAAGPDIRHIIIGNEGALCYITEVTVKIFKFTPENNLFYGYILEDMKTGFDILREIMVEGYRPSIARLYDAEDGTQHFTHFADGKCVLIFMAEGNPRIAQATGEGIAEIVARYPQCRRVDSKLIETWFNHLNWGPDKVAAERVQILKTGNMGFTTEVSGCWSCIHEIYESVINRIRTEFPHADDITMLGGHSSHSYQNGTNMYFVYDYNVVDCKPEEEIDKYHNPLNKIICEETIRLGGSMVHHHGIGKHRVHWSKLEHGSAWALLEGLKKQFDPNGIMNTGTIYPIEK; encoded by the coding sequence ATGTCTTTATCTCGCGCAGCGATTGTCGACCAGCTAAAGGAAATTGTTGGTGCAGATCGCGTTATTACCGATGAAACTGTATTAAAGAAAAACAGCATTGACCGTTTTCGTAAATTTCCGGATATTCATGGTATTTATACTTTGCCTATTCCGGCAGCGGTCGTAAAACTCGGTTCCACAGAACAAGTATCCCGTGTGCTGAATTTTATGAATGCGCACAAAATTAACGGTGTGCCGCGTACCGGCGCTTCCGCCACCGAAGGTGGACTGGAAACCGTAGTGGAAAACTCGGTGGTGCTCGATGGCTCCGCCATGAATCAAATCATTAATATTGATATTGAGAATATGCAGGCGACGGCGCAATGTGGCGTTCCGCTGGAAGTGCTGGAAAACGCGTTGCGTGAAAAAGGCTACACCACGGGGCATTCTCCGCAGTCAAAACCGCTGGCACAGATGGGCGGCCTGGTGGCGACTCGCAGTATCGGACAGTTCTCCACACTCTACGGCGCTATTGAGGATATGGTCGTTGGTCTGGAAGCGGTACTGGCAGATGGCACCGTGACACGCATTAAAAACGTGCCACGCCGCGCGGCTGGCCCGGACATTCGTCACATCATCATCGGCAACGAAGGCGCACTGTGCTATATCACTGAAGTGACAGTGAAAATCTTCAAATTCACGCCAGAAAACAACCTCTTCTACGGCTATATCCTGGAAGACATGAAAACCGGCTTCGACATCCTGCGCGAAATCATGGTGGAAGGGTATCGCCCGTCGATTGCTCGTTTGTATGACGCTGAAGATGGTACGCAGCACTTCACGCATTTTGCCGACGGAAAATGTGTGCTGATCTTTATGGCTGAAGGCAATCCGCGCATCGCACAGGCCACAGGCGAAGGGATTGCGGAAATCGTTGCCCGCTACCCGCAATGCCGGCGCGTGGACAGCAAGCTGATCGAAACCTGGTTTAATCACCTGAACTGGGGACCGGATAAAGTGGCTGCCGAACGTGTGCAGATCCTCAAAACTGGCAACATGGGCTTTACCACCGAAGTGTCCGGCTGCTGGAGCTGCATTCACGAAATTTACGAAAGCGTCATCAACCGTATTCGTACCGAGTTCCCACACGCCGACGACATCACCATGCTGGGCGGTCACTCCTCTCACAGCTACCAGAACGGCACCAACATGTACTTCGTTTACGACTACAACGTTGTTGACTGTAAGCCGGAAGAGGAAATCGACAAGTACCATAATCCGCTCAACAAAATTATCTGCGAAGAAACCATTCGCCTCGGTGGTTCGATGGTGCACCACCACGGTATCGGTAAACATCGCGTTCACTGGAGCAAACTGGAACACGGCAGCGCGTGGGCATTGCTGGAAGGACTGAAAAAGCAGTTCGATCCTAACGGCATTATGAACACGGGTACTATCTATCCGATTGAAAAATAA
- a CDS encoding glycerol-3-phosphate responsive antiterminator: MPLLHLLRQNPVIAAVKDNASLQLAIDSECQFISVLYGNICTISQIVKKIKNAGKYAFIHVDLLEGASNKEVVIQFLKLVTEADGIISTKASMLKAARAEGFFCIHRLFIVDSISFHNIDKQVAQSNPDCIEILPGCMPKVLGWVTEKIRQPLIAGGLVCDEEDARNAIDAGVVALSTTNTSVWTLAKKLL, from the coding sequence ATGCCCCTCTTACACCTGCTCCGCCAGAATCCGGTGATTGCTGCCGTTAAAGATAATGCCAGTCTGCAACTGGCCATTGATTCTGAATGCCAGTTTATTTCCGTGTTGTACGGCAATATCTGCACCATCAGTCAAATCGTCAAAAAGATTAAAAACGCCGGGAAATATGCCTTTATTCATGTCGATTTGCTGGAAGGAGCGTCAAATAAAGAGGTCGTCATTCAGTTTCTGAAACTGGTGACCGAGGCGGACGGTATTATCAGTACCAAAGCCTCAATGCTGAAAGCGGCAAGAGCGGAAGGTTTTTTCTGTATTCATCGCCTGTTTATTGTCGATTCGATTTCGTTTCACAATATTGATAAGCAGGTTGCGCAATCGAACCCTGATTGCATTGAGATCCTGCCTGGCTGTATGCCCAAAGTACTGGGCTGGGTGACGGAGAAAATCCGCCAGCCGCTGATTGCAGGCGGACTGGTGTGCGATGAAGAAGATGCGCGCAATGCAATTGACGCCGGTGTGGTGGCGCTTTCGACCACCAATACCAGCGTCTGGACGTTAGCGAAAAAATTGCTTTAA
- a CDS encoding MFS transporter, protein MNTSPVRMDDLPLNRFHCRIAALTFGAHLTDGYVLGVIGYAIIQLTPVMQLTPFMAGMIGGSALLGLFIGSLVLGWISDHIGRQKIFTFSFLLITLASFLQYFATTPEHLIGLRILIGIGLGGDYSVGHTLLAEFSPRRHRGILLGAFSVVWTVGYVLASLAGHHFISESPEAWRWLLASAALPALLITLLRWGTPESPRWLLRQGRFAEAHAIVHRYFGSHVLLGDEVATATHKHIRTLFSSRYWRRTVFNSVFFVCLVIPWFVIYTWLPTIAQTIGLEDALTASLMLNALLIVGAILGLFLTHLLAHRKFLLGSFLLLAVTLMVMACLPSGSSLTLLLFVLFSTTISAVSNLVGILPAESFPTDIRSLGVGFATAMSRLGAAVSTGLLPWILAQWGMQVTLLLLAAVLLIGFIVTWLWAPETKALPLVAAGNVGGANEHSVSV, encoded by the coding sequence ATGAACACTTCACCGGTGCGAATGGATGATTTACCACTTAACCGTTTTCACTGTCGAATTGCTGCGCTCACTTTCGGCGCGCACCTGACCGACGGTTATGTTCTTGGCGTCATTGGTTACGCCATCATTCAGCTTACGCCTGTCATGCAACTGACGCCGTTTATGGCGGGAATGATCGGCGGCTCGGCGCTGCTTGGCCTGTTTATCGGCAGCCTGGTTCTGGGCTGGATCTCCGACCATATTGGCCGGCAAAAAATATTCACTTTCAGCTTCTTGCTGATTACGCTCGCTTCGTTTTTACAATATTTTGCCACTACGCCAGAGCATCTTATTGGGCTGCGCATTTTGATCGGCATTGGTCTGGGAGGCGACTATTCAGTAGGCCACACGTTGCTGGCAGAATTTTCCCCGCGCCGCCATCGCGGTATTTTGCTGGGGGCGTTCAGCGTGGTATGGACGGTGGGCTACGTGCTGGCAAGTCTTGCCGGACATCACTTTATTAGCGAAAGCCCGGAAGCCTGGCGCTGGCTGCTGGCTTCTGCGGCGTTGCCAGCCTTGCTGATTACGCTTTTACGCTGGGGAACGCCGGAATCGCCGCGCTGGTTGCTGCGTCAGGGACGTTTTGCAGAAGCTCACGCTATCGTACATCGCTATTTTGGTTCCCATGTTTTACTGGGCGATGAAGTCGCAACGGCGACCCATAAACACATCAGAACTTTGTTCTCTTCGCGCTACTGGCGACGCACGGTGTTTAACAGCGTGTTCTTTGTCTGCCTCGTGATCCCGTGGTTTGTGATTTACACCTGGCTGCCGACTATCGCCCAGACTATTGGTCTGGAAGATGCGCTGACTGCCAGCTTGATGCTCAATGCGTTGTTAATTGTTGGCGCGATATTAGGTTTATTCCTGACCCACCTGCTGGCACATCGAAAATTTTTACTTGGCAGTTTTCTGCTGCTGGCGGTTACGTTGATGGTGATGGCCTGTTTGCCTTCTGGCAGTTCGCTAACGTTGCTGCTTTTTGTCCTCTTCAGTACCACCATTTCGGCAGTCAGTAACCTGGTGGGCATTTTGCCTGCGGAAAGTTTTCCTACTGACATTCGCTCGTTGGGCGTTGGTTTTGCCACCGCCATGAGCCGACTTGGCGCGGCGGTAAGTACTGGCCTGCTGCCGTGGATTCTGGCGCAGTGGGGAATGCAGGTCACCTTATTGCTCCTGGCGGCAGTGTTATTGATTGGTTTTATCGTGACCTGGCTTTGGGCGCCAGAAACCAAAGCACTCCCGCTGGTGGCGGCGGGAAATGTTGGAGGTGCAAATGAACATTCTGTTAGCGTTTAA
- a CDS encoding electron transfer flavoprotein subunit alpha/FixB family protein, whose translation MNIAIVTINQDHSAMAGWLAEQDFSGCTLTHWRIEPQPVVAEQVLDALVEQWQRTPAEVVLFPSGAFGDELATRLAWRVHGASICQVTSLDIPTVSVRKSHWGNVLTATLQTEKRPLCLSLARQAGAAKNAMLPSGMQQLNIVPGALPEWFVSIENLKNTTRDPLVEARRVLVVGQGGEADSHEIAMLAEKLGAEVGYSRARVMNGGFDAEKVIGISGHLLAPEICIVAGASGAAALMAGVRNSQFVVAVNHDASAAVFSQADVGVVDDWKAVLEALVTNIRAECQ comes from the coding sequence ATGAATATCGCCATCGTGACAATCAATCAGGATCATTCCGCAATGGCAGGCTGGCTGGCAGAACAGGATTTCAGCGGTTGTACACTGACGCACTGGCGAATTGAACCTCAGCCCGTAGTGGCGGAACAAGTGCTGGATGCGCTGGTGGAACAGTGGCAGCGAACGCCTGCGGAAGTTGTTCTCTTTCCGTCGGGCGCGTTTGGCGATGAACTGGCTACCCGGCTGGCCTGGCGTGTACATGGTGCCAGTATCTGCCAGGTAACTTCGTTAGATATTCCAACCGTAAGCGTGCGCAAATCCCACTGGGGAAATGTGCTGACGGCGACGCTGCAAACAGAAAAACGTCCGCTATGTCTTTCTCTGGCGCGCCAGGCTGGAGCAGCGAAAAACGCTATGCTGCCATCCGGTATGCAGCAACTAAACATTGTCCCCGGCGCACTTCCAGAGTGGTTTGTTAGCATCGAAAACCTGAAAAATACTACCCGTGACCCATTAGTAGAAGCCAGACGGGTGTTGGTGGTGGGGCAGGGTGGCGAGGCTGATAGCCATGAAATCGCTATGCTGGCTGAAAAGCTGGGCGCCGAAGTGGGCTACAGTCGGGCGCGAGTGATGAACGGTGGTTTTGATGCGGAAAAAGTGATTGGAATTTCCGGGCATTTGCTGGCGCCAGAGATTTGCATTGTTGCCGGGGCGTCCGGCGCGGCAGCGTTAATGGCAGGCGTGCGTAATAGCCAGTTTGTGGTGGCTGTGAATCATGACGCCAGCGCGGCGGTATTTTCACAGGCAGATGTTGGCGTGGTAGATGACTGGAAAGCGGTACTGGAGGCGCTGGTGACAAATATTCGCGCAGAATGCCAATAA
- a CDS encoding SDR family oxidoreductase: protein MSIESLNAFSMDFFSLKGKTAIVTGGNSGLGQAFAMALAKAGANIFIPSFVKDNGETKEIIEKQGVEVDFMQVDITAEGAPQKIIAACCERFGTVDILVNNAGICKLNKVLDFGRADWVPMIDVNLTAAFELSYEAAKIMIPQKSGKIINICSLFSYLGGQWSPAYSATKHALAGFTKAYCDELGQYNIQVNGIAPGYYATDITLATRSNPETNQRVLDHIPANRWGDTQDLMGAAIFLASPASNYINGHLLVVDGGYLVR from the coding sequence ATGTCAATCGAATCTCTCAATGCGTTCTCAATGGATTTTTTCTCCCTGAAAGGTAAAACGGCAATTGTTACCGGCGGGAATAGCGGGTTAGGCCAGGCATTTGCGATGGCACTGGCAAAAGCAGGTGCAAATATCTTTATTCCAAGCTTCGTCAAAGATAATGGCGAAACGAAGGAAATTATTGAAAAACAGGGCGTTGAAGTTGATTTTATGCAGGTGGATATCACCGCAGAAGGCGCGCCACAGAAGATCATCGCCGCCTGTTGTGAGCGTTTTGGCACCGTCGATATTCTGGTCAATAACGCAGGTATTTGTAAGCTGAATAAGGTGCTGGACTTCGGTCGTGCTGACTGGGTCCCGATGATTGATGTGAACCTGACAGCCGCTTTTGAGCTGAGTTACGAAGCGGCAAAAATTATGATCCCGCAAAAAAGCGGTAAAATCATTAATATCTGTTCATTGTTTTCTTACCTGGGCGGGCAATGGTCTCCAGCATATTCTGCCACTAAACACGCCCTTGCCGGATTCACCAAAGCTTATTGTGATGAACTAGGTCAATATAATATTCAGGTAAATGGTATTGCCCCTGGCTATTATGCAACAGATATTACGCTGGCGACACGCAGTAATCCAGAAACTAATCAGCGTGTTCTTGACCATATTCCGGCAAACCGTTGGGGTGATACTCAGGATTTAATGGGGGCAGCAATATTCCTCGCAAGTCCGGCTTCAAACTATATTAATGGTCATTTGCTGGTTGTTGATGGCGGTTATTTAGTGCGCTAA
- a CDS encoding ferredoxin family protein, whose product MSVARNLWRAADAPHIVPSDSVERQTAERLINACPAGLFSLTPEGDLRVDYRNCLECGTCRLLCNEKTLQQWRYPPSGFGITYRFG is encoded by the coding sequence ATGTCTGTAGCCCGTAATCTCTGGCGCGCGGCTGATGCGCCGCATATTGTTCCGTCTGATTCCGTTGAGCGCCAGACGGCAGAACGGTTGATTAACGCCTGCCCGGCAGGTCTTTTTTCGCTCACGCCGGAAGGTGATTTGCGCGTTGATTATCGTAACTGCCTGGAGTGCGGCACCTGCCGTTTGCTGTGCAATGAAAAAACACTACAACAGTGGCGCTATCCGCCTTCCGGATTCGGCATCACCTACCGCTTTGGATAA
- the queE gene encoding 7-carboxy-7-deazaguanine synthase QueE, translated as MQYPINEMFQTLQGEGYFTGVPAIFIRLQGCPVGCAWCDTKHTWEKLEDREVSLFSILAKTKESDKWGAASSEDLLAVISRQGYTARHVVITGGEPCIHDLLPLTDLLEKNGFSCQIETSGTHEVRCTPNTWVTVSPKLNMRGGYEVLSQALERANEIKHPVGRVRDIEALDELLATLTDDKPRVIALQPISQKEDATRLCIDTCIARNWRLSMQTHKYLNIA; from the coding sequence ATGCAGTACCCGATTAACGAGATGTTCCAGACCCTGCAAGGTGAGGGTTACTTTACCGGCGTCCCCGCCATTTTTATTCGTTTACAGGGATGCCCGGTCGGCTGTGCCTGGTGTGATACCAAACACACATGGGAAAAACTTGAGGATCGGGAAGTTTCTCTTTTTAGCATTTTGGCGAAAACCAAAGAGAGTGATAAGTGGGGGGCTGCGAGCAGCGAAGATTTGTTAGCGGTCATAAGTCGTCAGGGGTATACCGCGCGTCACGTGGTGATTACTGGTGGTGAACCTTGCATTCATGATTTGCTGCCATTGACTGACCTGCTAGAAAAGAACGGTTTTAGCTGCCAGATCGAAACCAGCGGCACTCATGAGGTGCGTTGCACACCGAATACCTGGGTTACCGTGTCGCCAAAGCTGAACATGCGCGGCGGCTATGAAGTGTTGTCTCAGGCGCTGGAACGAGCTAATGAAATTAAACATCCGGTTGGACGCGTACGGGATATTGAAGCACTGGATGAATTGTTGGCGACGCTGACCGATGATAAACCGCGAGTCATTGCCCTTCAGCCGATTAGTCAGAAAGAAGATGCCACGCGTTTATGTATCGATACCTGCATTGCGCGGAACTGGCGTTTGTCGATGCAAACGCATAAATATTTGAATATTGCCTGA
- a CDS encoding FGGY-family carbohydrate kinase, with translation MSKKYIIGIDGGSQSTKVVMYDLEGNVVCEGKGLLQPMHTPDADTAEHPDDDLWASLCFAGHDLMSQFAGNKEDIVGIGLGSIRCCRALLKADGTPAAPLISWQDARVTRPYEHTNPDVAYVTSFSGYLTHRLTGEFKDNIANYFGQWPVDYKTWAWGEDAAVMEKFNIPRQMLFDVQMPGTVLGHITPQAALATHFPAGLPVVCTTSDKPVEALGAGLLDDETAVISLGTYIALMMNGKVLPKDPVAYWPIMSSIPQTLLYEGYGIRKGMWTVSWLRDMLGESLIQDAKAQNLSPEDLLNKKASCVPPGCNGLMTVLDWLTNPWEPYKRGIMIGFDSSMDYAWIYRSILESVALTLKNNYDNMCNEMNQFAKHVIITGGGSNSDLFMQIFADVFNLPARRNAINGCASLGAAINTAVGLGLYPDYATAVDKMVRVKDIFMPVECNAKRYDAMNKGIFKDLTKHTDVILKKSYEVMHGELGSADSIQSWSNA, from the coding sequence ATGTCGAAAAAATACATCATAGGGATTGATGGCGGAAGTCAGAGCACAAAAGTGGTGATGTACGATCTGGAAGGTAACGTGGTTTGCGAAGGCAAAGGCTTATTACAGCCGATGCACACGCCGGATGCCGATACCGCAGAACATCCTGACGATGATTTATGGGCATCATTATGTTTTGCCGGTCACGATTTGATGAGCCAGTTTGCCGGAAATAAAGAAGATATTGTTGGCATTGGTCTGGGATCAATCCGTTGCTGCCGTGCGTTATTGAAAGCCGATGGTACGCCAGCCGCGCCGTTGATTAGCTGGCAGGATGCACGCGTAACGCGTCCCTACGAACACACTAATCCTGACGTGGCGTATGTCACCTCTTTTTCGGGCTACCTGACGCACCGTTTAACGGGCGAGTTTAAAGACAATATCGCTAACTATTTTGGTCAGTGGCCAGTGGATTATAAAACCTGGGCATGGGGCGAAGATGCCGCAGTGATGGAGAAGTTTAATATCCCTCGCCAAATGCTGTTTGATGTGCAAATGCCGGGCACCGTGCTTGGGCATATAACACCACAAGCTGCACTGGCGACACATTTCCCGGCCGGGCTGCCGGTGGTGTGTACCACCAGTGATAAACCGGTAGAAGCACTAGGTGCCGGGTTACTGGACGATGAAACGGCAGTGATTTCATTAGGCACCTACATTGCGTTGATGATGAACGGCAAAGTACTGCCGAAAGATCCGGTAGCGTACTGGCCGATTATGTCTTCTATTCCGCAAACGTTGCTGTATGAAGGTTACGGTATTCGCAAAGGTATGTGGACGGTGAGCTGGCTACGCGACATGTTGGGCGAGTCGTTAATTCAGGATGCCAAAGCGCAGAATCTGTCGCCGGAGGATTTGCTCAACAAAAAGGCGTCTTGCGTACCACCGGGTTGTAACGGACTGATGACGGTGCTGGACTGGCTGACCAACCCGTGGGAACCGTATAAACGCGGGATTATGATCGGCTTTGATTCCAGCATGGACTACGCATGGATATATCGTTCGATTCTGGAAAGCGTGGCGCTGACGCTGAAGAATAATTACGACAATATGTGTAATGAAATGAATCAATTTGCCAAACATGTGATCATTACTGGCGGCGGTTCGAACAGCGATCTGTTTATGCAAATTTTTGCCGACGTGTTCAACCTTCCGGCACGGCGTAACGCCATTAACGGCTGTGCAAGTTTGGGAGCAGCAATCAATACGGCGGTAGGTCTGGGTCTGTATCCGGATTACGCAACGGCAGTCGACAAAATGGTTCGCGTGAAAGATATCTTTATGCCTGTTGAGTGCAATGCCAAACGCTACGACGCGATGAATAAAGGCATTTTCAAAGACCTAACCAAACACACTGATGTGATTTTGAAAAAATCGTATGAAGTTATGCATGGTGAGCTGGGGAGTGCGGATTCGATCCAGAGCTGGTCGAATGCGTAA
- a CDS encoding adenine nucleotide alpha hydrolase family protein, which translates to MNILLAFKAEPDAGMLAEKEWQAAAQGHSGPDVSLLRSLLGADEQAAAALLLAQRKSGTPMTLTALSMGDERALHWLRYLTALGFEEAVLLETTAILRFAPEFVARHIAEWQRLNPMDLIITGCQSSEGQNGQTPFLLAEILAWPCFTQVERFTLDAPFITFEQRTENGLRCCRVRLPAVIAVRQCGEVALPVPGMRQRMAAGKAEITRETLVAEAPAIQCLQLERPEQRRGATLVNGQTAKEKAQILWRDYLCQRMQP; encoded by the coding sequence ATGAACATTCTGTTAGCGTTTAAAGCTGAACCGGATGCCGGAATGTTAGCGGAAAAAGAGTGGCAGGCGGCGGCTCAGGGGCATAGTGGGCCGGATGTTTCGTTGCTGCGAAGTTTACTCGGCGCTGATGAACAGGCCGCTGCCGCGCTACTGTTGGCGCAGAGAAAAAGTGGCACGCCGATGACTTTAACCGCGTTGAGCATGGGCGATGAACGGGCGTTGCACTGGCTGCGCTATCTCACTGCTCTTGGGTTTGAGGAAGCTGTATTACTGGAGACGACGGCAATACTGCGTTTTGCCCCGGAATTTGTCGCTCGCCATATTGCCGAATGGCAGCGCCTGAATCCGATGGATTTGATTATTACCGGCTGCCAAAGCAGCGAAGGTCAGAACGGGCAAACGCCGTTTTTGCTGGCGGAAATACTGGCCTGGCCCTGTTTCACGCAGGTGGAGCGTTTTACTCTCGACGCGCCGTTTATCACTTTCGAACAGCGTACTGAAAACGGGCTGCGTTGTTGCCGTGTCCGCTTACCTGCGGTGATTGCCGTGCGTCAGTGTGGCGAAGTGGCCTTGCCTGTACCGGGGATGCGCCAGCGTATGGCGGCGGGGAAAGCGGAGATTACCCGCGAAACTCTTGTCGCAGAAGCGCCAGCGATACAGTGCCTGCAACTGGAAAGACCGGAGCAACGGCGCGGTGCGACGCTGGTTAATGGGCAAACAGCTAAAGAAAAAGCACAAATACTGTGGCGGGATTATTTGTGCCAGAGGATGCAGCCATGA